One window of Dermacentor andersoni chromosome 7, qqDerAnde1_hic_scaffold, whole genome shotgun sequence genomic DNA carries:
- the LOC126534567 gene encoding sulfotransferase ssu-1-like, with protein sequence MAPSQVTIKNEPRKGNEHDGAVYHEIDGYFVCTAFADQCIREALSYKPHPGDIFIVSYPKCGTTWMQHIVYNILNDRPPPKDLLEQSAAMPFLELQGAESADAMPRPGAIKTHMPFHLHPYSTKAKYIYITRNPYDCCISFYYHTKSMPDYRFEDGTFDEFLDMFLDGHVDFGDYFEHLVSWYTRRFDDNVLFVTYEDLKNNTACWIIRIADFIGEKYGRELRQNKGTLARLVSNTSVEFMQVSVNECTRKVNDDMKTIPENDKPRWMKLVEEAAGEEIMNKPITGDFVRKGVVGDWRNHFTPEQVIRMKNRIAAKTAGSDVMNLWKDIGLP encoded by the exons ATGGCGCCTTCACAGGTAACAATAAAAAACGAGCCGCGGAAGGGAAATGAGCATGACGGTGCGGTCTACCACGAAATTGACGGCTATTTCGTGTGCACTGCATTCGCCGACCAATGCATCCGTGAGGCGCTCAGCTACAAGCCGCACCCAGGTGACATCTTTATCGTAAGCTATCCCAAGTGCGGAACGACATGGATGCAGCACATTGTGTACAACATCCTGAACGATCGGCCGCCACCGAAAGACCTTCTCGAACAGAGTGCCGCCATGCCGTTCCTCGAGCTTCAAGGCGCTGAATCTGCGGATGCCATGCCTCGACCTGGGGCCATTAAGACTCACATGCCGTTTCACTTGCATCCCTACTCGACGAAGGCTAA GTACATCTACATAACCCGAAATCCGTACGACTGTTGCATCTCCTTCTACTACCACACCAAAAGCATGCCCGACTACCGCTTTGAAGACGGCACTTTCGACGAGTTCCTTGACATGTTCCTCGACGGCCACGTGGACTTTGGGGACTACTTCGAGCACCTAGTATCCTGGTACACGCGAAGGTTCGACGACAACGTTCTCTTCGTGACGTACGAGGATCTGAAAAATAACACGGCTTGCTGGATCATCAGGATAGCGGATTTTATCGGTGAAAAGTACGGTCGTGAACTAAGGCAGAACAAGGGCACGCTTGCACGTCTGGTAAGCAACACAAGCGTAGAATTTATGCAGGTTAGTGTGAATGAATGCACGCGCAAGGTTAACGACGATATGAAAACTATCCCGGAGAATGATAAACCGCGTTGGATGAAGCTCGTCGAAGAGGCAGCGGGCGAAGAAATAATGAATAAACCCATAACAGGCGACTTCGTACGCAAGGGAGTAGTGGGAGACTGGCGAAATCATTTCACCCCTGAACAGGTGATTCGCATGAAAAACAGGATTGCAGCGAAAACAGCCGGAAGTGATGTTATGAATTTGTGGAAAGACATTGGGCTGCCGTAA